GGAGTTTGACAAGAAAGTAACAACCCCACATGGCACTGCATTGTCGGGAAGGAACTTTGGCAGTTACGTGACGCACGAGACGAAGCATTTTATCTACTTCTACCTGGGTCAAGTGGCCATTCTACTCTTCAAGTCAGGCTGAAACCCAACACTACTTCTCATTCAGCTCCCAGTACTTTTGTGCCACGCTGTACATCTGCTTCCACCTTTCTACAGACATGCCTACCTCCTGGCTTTCCTGCTTCCTTCAGTCCATTACTTTTTGCCAGTTGCTATTGGTGGACGGTGCATTAGTCGCGTCTGGACTGATGTGTCATTCATAAAAAAGGCTCCTATGAAACTGCTCTTCCATGACGTCAACTCGGTCTGCATTTGCACATCTGATAAACTCGGTTACTTCTCATTTCTCCATTACTTTTGCTGTGCACTGTTGCACAAGCCCGTACGTTTTTCCATGCGGATCTGTTGTATGATAACTTATTTTCATTCAATTAAAATGAGCAACAGAGTTTTTGTTAAAATGCCTTTTAATTTTAAGTGTCAACTAGTAGAGCGAAAAATGCCAAGACTGTTGCTTACACTAAATAAAGAATCCGACATGCTATGAGATTTAGGGTTTTGTACATGCTTGAACATTCCTGTTTACACTTGAGTTGTGAATATTCACAATGTTGCTGCTGTATTTCTCTGCGATGTAATTCAGTGTGCAGTCTGGGTATTGGTGGAAATTTTCATCATGTTgagcacaaaaacaactttgagACAGTAAATTGgttcaaaatgtgtttgtatgtgtgctTGACTTTGTTCTGGTTGCATGTACTATAATCAAAGTCTTGGGTGCTTGTAATTTTCTAGATTCAGCAAACATAATTGCTGCTGTGGGGCTGTAAGGAAAATTAAGGTGCATTATCCCAGCCTAGTGGATGGCTTTTGGTGCTAACTTGATGGAGTTGGCATTTTGACTGGTGTTGTAGGAAAGCGGGGGTTAAAGAGCATCTTGGTCTAACCCAGCAGTATACAGAATAGATGCCAAATTCCTAAAGTGGTTATACCTGGTGGCTCTGGTATCTGTCAGAGGAGTTGTGCTGGCATGGTTTGAGTCCATTTGTGGTCATTAGAGGGAAAGTCAAGTTCATCAAGTGACCAGATTCTAAATCTGTTTGTCAAACACAGAAACTGATAATGTAAAGACAAACCAACGCATTGTAACAGTCTTTACAGCCTTCTCAGTAGTCAAGATTAGATTGTAAGTCCTGCTTGCACTCTTTACATAACAGAAAACAGGCTCTTCTTTTCAAAACGTCTTTGACCACAAAATGTAACTGAGATTACTATGAGATTGATGATGTATGCTTGTGTGTAATCTGTAACAGACAGCACattctaaaaataacaaattttttgaataatttttcatGTGAAATAAACATCCTCATTCTTAAGGACCGTAGAAAAGAGTTGTTTCAATAGAGTGAAGACAAGGGACATTTTTTATAGAACCACATGGCCATAAGCGTCCTGCTTCCACTCAAGCACTACTGGAAAATTTGAAATGACAGATAAAGCCACTATAATTTTAAGATGATCCTGTGAGCAGTCCTGCCTCTCAGGAACAATGTTCCTGTCAAAGTAAGAAAATGTATCGTTTTTGTCTAAAGTATCACCATTATTCAACTATAATCACATTTGGAGAATTTATCTGCTTACTGTTTACTGTCAAATTCTGctaatttaaaattttttttaaaaattttaaattttttgcatTGTGAGAGGGTAACCTTTTTTGTATGGGAACAAGATTAATACCGAAagatttgtctctttttgtctgctACCTGCTGGTTTAAACCTCTAGTCCCGCTTGGTGGGCGCTAATGAGATACACACGTTTGTCAGCCCAACTGCCGAACACccagagaagaagagaaactATGGCGGCTCAGTGAAGGCTTGTCAGCACCGGCTCTGGCCACCGTGTCTTCCCTGCTTCCCCGGTGGCTCTGTCCGCCGATGCCGCCCCGTTCACTCCCATGCGGGGGGACGGCTGGCGGGCCGACTCGTCACCAGATGCCGAGAAAGAGTTTTTCCCGCTGCGCCGTAAAACTCCGAGCCCTGCGGCAGACTCAGGCCAGCTGAGAGAGGAGCTCAACCTGCTGTTTGACCAGCTGCTGTccgaaaactacaacaaaaccGTCGACCCCAGCATCAACATCCAGCCAGAGGTAACTGATAGTCACTTTGGTGTTGTAGTCTCAGTTTAACTTAGTTCGGGATACCAGAGAGTTCAACACAACAAGGGCTCTGTAGGAGTCAGAAACACTGGGTCTCTACAGAATTGCAACCAGAGTTTAATAGGCTAAAGAAATCAGACAGTGTGATTACAATTCAAGTAGTAATGTACTGCAATCAGATCCCAAGGCTTCAAACTCAGTAGgaacataaagtaaaatcaaatGCTGACATCATTACTCTGTCCTCACAACTGGGCACAGACTGATGCAAATGTTAGAACATCACCCTGCCAACCATGCAGTGTTTCCTAGCAACCACCTGGGGCTCTCCCAGTGCCTGGCAACTGCTAAGAATGTCATAGCAACACACCTATTACCACCCTACAAACACAAGAGCAACCACTTAGAAACCTCTGCCACCTTGTGACCTGTGAGCAACTTGCAGTGAGTCATGCAGTAGTGAATCTTGAACATTCAACAACACCTGAACAGATGTGGTGCCAGACAGTTGTGTTCTGGCAGCAATTACTCACAAAGTTTACATTAGCATCTATTTCTCCGAAGTGAACTGAAtcacagggtttctgcagggcattaaaaagaATTAACagtcattaaattgattttgtgaaaaaggcctttaaatacattaaaagtcattcaatttgattctcagtggcattaaacattttttctgtagttttcaagaaaaatatttgataataatATCATAATATGTAAAgtgctgtggatcaggtggtagagtgggtcgtccaatgatcgaagggtcggaggttcgattcccgctctcgcccagtcatgtgctgttgtgtccttgggcaagacactttacccgccttgcttccagtgctgctctctcacactggtgtatgattgcgtgtgaatgttggtggtggtcggaggggccggaggcgcggattggcagccacgcttccgtcagtctgccccagggcagctgtggatacaaatgtagcttaccaccaccagagtgagaatgtgtgagtgaagcgctttgagtggccaaaaaagcgctatataaatctaatccattattattaatgtAAAATGTATAGACTGCGAttcgtcagatatgtgcatctgcgtaAACATGCCGTAGCATTGCGATAATTGCTCCGGCCGATCAGGTACAATTGTCGGGTACATGTTTGGAAAGTGGTCAGCAagctggaccaggtggaggatAGCTGGGAAATGATGAAAtgcaaaatccagcaaaaaaaaataatgtagaaaacGTGAAATTCAGAGAATGACTACAGCAAGTGTGTGGTCAAGAGTGgttttcagattcagaaataatgaaatgaaGGGACAGTTtccatataaaaatcatcttttaaaaaaaacaaaaaacccaaacctgtttaatttgttgagttcacggtcatggcattaaaatttttacagtatagcattagaatggcattaaaaaacataaaattcgaattgctgatttctgcagaaaccctgaatCAACATCTGTGATATTCagaagtgtttgtgtttgtgcttgaGCATCTTAATTTCCCTTTCAGGATGTGTGTAGCCTTCTGAGACATGTCAGCTCTCTTGTGCCGCTGAGTCAAGAACATTTAGTCATCAAACTCTGCCAGCTAGTACACCGTCTGCTCAATCAACTAAAGGTAACAACCTATCTTTAGCAACAGTGGAGCTTATGTAACACATCATTTATAAATATAATGCCATATATAATCACTTGAAATATGCTGTACTTTCTGAGACAGTTTGGCAAATTCGTATTTTGCATTacttttgttctcattttttaaaggtAATCATGGACGAACAGACGCTGGATGTGTTGGTGACTTATACTGCCAGTGCATTGAAAGTATGCAGTACATGGACACACTCAGATGTCCTCCTGGCGCTCTCCACAGCAGTGTATGGGAACGGAGCACAGTGTCACCgggtaaatatttatattttacactGTGGAAGTGTATTCTACTGCATGCTAGTCTTTCGTAGCCAGGACATGTCTGGCTGCACTTCATTGTTATTGTGCCATTAGGGAGGAAAAGCCTTGgcttatttgtatttgtttagaCCAATCACAGCCAGGGTAGGCAGCGTTAAGCCCAGGATACAGTGACGGTGTCCAATCAAAATAGTGATAGAGGAATTGTTTTGgcagaacatttgcaagcactGGCAAAAATGCAAGCAGGGCTGTCTTGTCCTctgcaaaacttgaaattttcatggTGGTTAATTGCTTGTCCagatgttgttgtttcctgtaatGAAGAGGATTTTGCAAACTACAACACAGACAGTGAAAGGGAAGAAGAAAtccatgtgaagtttggggccaGTCACAGGCTTACATCCTGTAGTCTCCATCCGGTCAGTGGGACTAATTGAATATTTACATCAAGATTTCTTTTGTCATTCATAGCACCTTGGTGACTTACTGGGTGAAGATGGAGTCCTCCTGCAGTATAGCTCTTTATCTCAGCCAAATATGGAGTTGCGCCGTGTTGCTCTTACCTGTATGACCAACATCTGTCTCAGGTAAGCTCCTTATTCAATTAAGCCAGTAGCCATGCTgtgcatttttgtctctttcagaTGTGTGGTTTGGTGCCTGTATGAAAACCTGGATGTAGTGTGTCTGATCTGATGTCTAAAGAGATGTTTTAAGTCTGTTGTCAGTTCATGACTCCTAATCTTTGAACAAAGCATTCCTAATTTCAAATGTCTCCCTTGTTCAAGAGTAACTTTAATATCCTCAGCTAGAGTCACATTacaagaactaaaaaaaaaaaatcagactgtaatgtattttgtttcttgattgtttctgtgtttggcTGGGTGCTTCTCATCAGGATCCCTGGTCAACACCTTTGGATGATCAGTACAGAAGTCTCTATGTTCAGAGTCTTCCTGAAAACGCTGCATTCACCCCAACCTCCCAACACTGACGAGCTCTTCTACTGCCTGGTACTGATACTCTGTATCCTGTACTGCAAacttaaatgagaaaaaatgcatttaatcacTGCTAAACCGTACACCTGTCACCTGTTGCAGGTGGTCCAGGCAGCACTGAAGGGACTTGGCAGTGTTGTCTCTCAGGTGGAAGTGGAAATTTGGCGGAGGGGAGAACTCGGTCCGTACTGGCCGTGCTTAAGGTGCGAAAATCATTGCCATactttcatatttttctgtgtctttttaaagcTTCTCCTGCACAAATGCTTGTTTAGTATTCATGTTGAGTCCTGCTCATGCA
This genomic stretch from Acanthochromis polyacanthus isolate Apoly-LR-REF ecotype Palm Island chromosome 17, KAUST_Apoly_ChrSc, whole genome shotgun sequence harbors:
- the dynll2b gene encoding LOW QUALITY PROTEIN: dynein, light chain, LC8-type 2b (The sequence of the model RefSeq protein was modified relative to this genomic sequence to represent the inferred CDS: deleted 3 bases in 2 codons; substituted 2 bases at 2 genomic stop codons); this encodes MSDKKAVIKNADMFXXNAAKDAVDCAMQAMEKYNIEKDIAAYVKKEFDKKVNPTWHCIVGRNFGSYVTHETKHFIYFYLGQVAILLFKSG